In Sphingomonas sp. SUN019, one genomic interval encodes:
- a CDS encoding Flp family type IVb pilin: MQKIRAFLKNSKGATAIEYGLIAALIAVAAIAAMQGLGNQLKTTFGNVTTNMKAS, translated from the coding sequence ATGCAGAAGATCCGCGCTTTCCTGAAGAATTCCAAGGGCGCCACCGCAATCGAGTACGGCCTGATCGCCGCGCTGATCGCCGTCGCCGCAATTGCCGCGATGCAGGGCCTGGGCAACCAGCTGAAGACCACGTTCGGCAACGTGACGACCAACATGAAGGCTTCGTAA
- a CDS encoding (deoxy)nucleoside triphosphate pyrophosphohydrolase, which translates to MTAGSSILVVTAAALIDRDGAVLMQQRPVGKALAGLWEFPGGKVEPGETPEAALVRELAEELDIAVDPAALRPIAFATHPADGRNLLLLLYMIRAWRGEPRAIEATALRWAAPAVLRTLPMPPADAPLIGAIERVI; encoded by the coding sequence ATGACTGCCGGATCGTCGATTCTTGTGGTGACCGCGGCGGCGTTGATCGATCGTGACGGGGCGGTGCTGATGCAACAGCGGCCAGTGGGCAAGGCGTTGGCCGGCCTATGGGAATTTCCCGGCGGTAAGGTGGAACCGGGCGAAACGCCCGAAGCGGCGCTGGTGCGCGAACTGGCCGAAGAGCTGGATATCGCTGTGGACCCTGCGGCCTTGCGACCAATCGCTTTCGCCACGCATCCGGCCGACGGGCGGAATCTGCTGCTGCTGTTGTACATGATCCGGGCGTGGCGGGGCGAACCGCGCGCAATCGAGGCGACCGCATTGCGCTGGGCCGCGCCGGCCGTGCTGCGCACATTGCCCATGCCGCCCGCCGATGCGCCGCTGATCGGCGCAATCGAGCGGGTCATATGA
- a CDS encoding S9 family peptidase encodes MRMLLTASLLATAAATPVSARPITIDDVTMLSRIGAPAASADGRWLVWAQRETDLAGDKGRYDLWRLDLTKPGAPPVKLLAEADVNENDPQIVGSTVYFSSDKGGGDGAIWSVPVTGGAPRKLTNFAGGFGGFKVAPTGDRVVVWADRLPGAPSLEPAMVKKAADAGAARTYDQMFVRHWDTWADGTRSQLFVLPLTSAGAPGNGKAVVGSLVGDTPSKPFGGGEEVSWSPDGKTLYFALREAGRIEPLSTNLDIFSVPADGSAAPTNLTDANDATDNLPTVSPDGRKLAYFAMRRPGYEADRQVLTVRDLTTGQVVSLTERWDRSVGSIAWAPDSRSLYVTADDTQETPLFRVDAANGGVTRLTQEGHVGAVAVTPRGVIVALNSLTAPDDFYRVAGGAPQRLTSVNAAKLAGIDMPQVTRFSFKGANNDTVWGYAVKPVGTSAKVPIAYMVHGGPQGSSNNSWSYRWNPAVFAGAGYGLVAVDFHGSTGYGQGFTDAIRNNWGGWPLEDLQKGLAAATAKFAWLDADNACALGASYGGYMMNWIAGKWPDRFKCIVQHDGVFDARAMAYETEELWFDEWEHGGKAYYEDPAAYEKWNPVNYVDKWKTPMLVITGEKDFRIPYTQGLATFTALQRRGIPSRLVVNPAENHWVLKPKNSRQWYREVLGWMGKWTGTPPQ; translated from the coding sequence ATGAGAATGCTCCTGACGGCGAGTCTGCTCGCCACCGCTGCCGCAACGCCGGTTTCCGCCCGCCCCATCACGATCGACGATGTGACGATGCTCAGCCGCATCGGCGCGCCGGCCGCGTCGGCTGACGGTCGCTGGCTGGTGTGGGCGCAACGCGAGACCGACCTGGCGGGGGACAAGGGGCGGTACGATCTGTGGCGGCTCGACCTGACGAAGCCGGGCGCGCCGCCGGTGAAGCTGCTGGCCGAGGCGGACGTCAACGAAAACGATCCGCAGATCGTAGGTTCGACCGTCTATTTCTCTTCGGACAAGGGTGGTGGGGACGGTGCGATCTGGTCCGTGCCGGTCACCGGCGGCGCCCCGCGTAAATTGACGAATTTCGCGGGCGGCTTCGGCGGGTTCAAGGTCGCGCCGACCGGCGACCGCGTCGTCGTCTGGGCCGACCGCCTGCCCGGCGCGCCGAGCCTTGAACCCGCGATGGTGAAGAAGGCTGCCGATGCGGGCGCGGCGCGGACATATGACCAGATGTTCGTGCGGCATTGGGACACGTGGGCGGACGGTACGCGGTCGCAACTCTTCGTCCTTCCGCTGACCAGCGCGGGCGCGCCGGGGAACGGCAAGGCGGTGGTCGGATCGCTGGTCGGCGATACGCCGTCCAAGCCGTTCGGCGGCGGTGAAGAGGTCAGCTGGAGCCCGGACGGCAAGACGCTGTATTTCGCACTGCGCGAAGCGGGGCGGATCGAGCCGCTGTCGACCAATCTCGACATCTTTTCGGTTCCGGCCGACGGCTCCGCCGCGCCGACCAATCTGACCGACGCGAACGACGCGACGGACAATCTGCCGACTGTCTCGCCCGACGGCCGCAAGCTCGCCTATTTCGCGATGCGGCGGCCGGGTTACGAGGCCGACCGGCAGGTGCTGACCGTGCGCGATCTGACGACCGGGCAAGTGGTGTCGCTGACCGAACGCTGGGATCGGTCGGTCGGCTCGATCGCGTGGGCGCCCGATTCGCGCAGCCTGTACGTCACCGCCGACGACACGCAGGAAACGCCATTGTTCCGCGTCGACGCCGCGAACGGCGGCGTGACGCGGCTGACGCAGGAGGGGCATGTCGGCGCGGTCGCGGTGACGCCGCGCGGCGTGATCGTCGCGCTGAACAGCCTGACTGCGCCCGATGATTTCTACCGCGTCGCAGGCGGCGCACCGCAGCGCCTGACCAGCGTCAACGCGGCGAAGCTCGCCGGGATCGACATGCCGCAGGTGACGCGTTTCAGCTTCAAGGGCGCGAACAACGACACTGTATGGGGCTATGCGGTGAAGCCGGTCGGCACGTCGGCCAAGGTGCCGATCGCGTACATGGTCCATGGCGGACCGCAGGGATCGAGCAACAACAGCTGGTCGTATCGCTGGAACCCCGCGGTGTTCGCTGGCGCGGGCTACGGCTTGGTCGCGGTCGATTTCCATGGATCGACCGGCTACGGACAGGGCTTCACCGATGCGATCCGGAATAACTGGGGCGGCTGGCCGCTCGAGGATCTGCAGAAGGGCTTGGCTGCGGCGACCGCGAAATTCGCCTGGCTCGACGCCGACAACGCCTGTGCGCTCGGCGCGTCCTACGGCGGCTACATGATGAACTGGATCGCGGGCAAATGGCCCGACCGGTTCAAGTGCATCGTCCAGCATGACGGGGTCTTCGATGCGCGCGCGATGGCGTATGAGACCGAGGAACTGTGGTTCGACGAATGGGAACACGGCGGAAAGGCCTATTACGAAGACCCCGCGGCGTATGAAAAATGGAACCCGGTCAATTACGTCGACAAGTGGAAGACCCCGATGCTGGTCATCACCGGCGAAAAGGATTTCCGCATTCCGTACACGCAGGGCCTGGCGACCTTCACCGCGCTCCAGCGCCGCGGCATTCCTTCGCGGCTCGTCGTGAACCCGGCCGAGAACCATTGGGTGCTGAAGCCGAAGAATTCGCGCCAATGGTATCGCGAGGTGCTGGGCTGGATGGGGAAGTGGACTGGCACTCCTCCGCAGTAA
- a CDS encoding tyrosine-type recombinase/integrase, with protein sequence MGQDAALIDRFLEMMAAQAGAARNTLSAYRSDLSLASQALDGGLVDADAARLARLGDGWRALSRSTVARKAAALRRFYAFLADEGLRADDPGAALPRPGAQRALPKTLSHADVDRLFTTIAERLSAKHSLSSDLRLSALFELLYGSGLRATELVSLPRAAVQPDRPFLILRGKGDRERLVPISDRARAAVAEWRGHVAADRLFLFPSGRTHLSRVRLYQLVKALAADAGVPPDRVSPHVLRHAFATHLLEGGADLRALQSMLGHADIATTEIYTHVDSSRLVALVNERHPLVDAPLRRA encoded by the coding sequence ATGGGCCAGGACGCGGCCCTGATCGATCGCTTCCTGGAGATGATGGCTGCGCAGGCCGGGGCGGCGCGCAACACGCTGTCCGCCTATCGTAGCGACCTGTCACTGGCGTCGCAGGCGCTGGACGGCGGCTTGGTGGACGCCGATGCGGCAAGGTTGGCGCGGCTGGGAGACGGGTGGCGCGCGCTGTCGCGATCAACCGTGGCGCGAAAGGCGGCGGCGCTGCGGCGGTTCTATGCGTTTCTCGCCGATGAGGGGCTGCGCGCCGACGATCCCGGTGCGGCGCTCCCGCGGCCCGGTGCGCAACGCGCGTTGCCGAAGACACTGTCGCACGCCGACGTCGACCGCCTGTTCACGACGATCGCTGAACGGCTGTCCGCAAAGCACTCGCTGTCGTCGGACCTGCGCCTGTCCGCGCTGTTCGAACTGCTCTACGGATCGGGACTGCGCGCGACCGAACTCGTGTCCCTCCCGCGCGCGGCGGTGCAGCCCGACCGGCCGTTCCTGATCCTGCGTGGGAAGGGCGACCGCGAACGGCTGGTGCCGATCTCCGACCGTGCACGCGCGGCGGTGGCCGAGTGGCGCGGTCACGTCGCCGCCGATCGCCTGTTCCTGTTCCCCTCCGGCCGCACGCATCTGTCGCGGGTTCGGCTGTATCAACTGGTGAAGGCGCTGGCTGCCGACGCCGGCGTGCCGCCCGACCGCGTCAGCCCCCATGTCCTGCGCCACGCCTTCGCCACGCACCTGCTGGAGGGCGGGGCTGATTTGCGCGCGCTGCAATCGATGCTGGGCCACGCCGACATCGCGACGACCGAAATCTACACCCACGTCGACAGCAGTCGGCTGGTCGCGCTGGTGAACGAACGTCATCCACTCGTTGACGCTCCTTTGCGGCGCGCCTAG
- a CDS encoding valine--tRNA ligase, producing MTELPKTFDPATIEARWYAHWEEEGLFHPDRPGAEPWTIVNPPPNVTGSLHIGHALDNTLQDILTRHARLKGKDALWVVGTDHAGIATQMVVERNMALHQQKRTDFTREEFVAKVWDWKAESGGEITRQLRRLGCSMDWANERFTMDEGFSKAVLKVFVDLYNEGLLYRDKRLVNWDPGLGTAISDLEVETREVQGKFWHLSYPLEDGSGAISVATTRPETMLADMAVAVNPSDERYAALVGKNVRLPITGRLIPIVTDEHADPELGSGAVKITPGHDFNDFEVGKRAGFKASDMLNMLDAKAAVVQCGGIPDELLGLDRFEARKRVVELLEASGNLERVEDRTIQTPYGDRSGQVIEPWLTDQWYVDAATLAKPAIEAVRSGAIRIVPKTWEKTFFNWMENIQPWCVSRQLWWGHRIPAWFGPIKVSDDTLVEDPTEISGLRAFVAETEEEAVSIARAYYGDHWAILTSNDAPWNPAVPMSHESTFGRDALKSVVLHRDSDVLDTWFSSALWPFATLGWPEPQARPSPSGEGTGVGSLSLTESDVPADRPHPNPSPEGEGLKKLAGRYPNDVLISGFDILFFWNARMMMQGIHFMGDQGRRPLTESVPFKTLYLHGLVRAADGQKMSKSKGNTVDPLGLIDKYGADALRFFMAAMESQGRDIKMDEKRVEGYRNFATKLWNASRFCQANGIGGSATLEPPVATLAVNKWIVGECVKTIQAVDLALADYRFDAAANAIYQFVWSQFCDWYLELIKGSIDEETKAVAGWVLDQILVVLHPFMPFITEELWHALSSREHDLIVAQWPMADARAIDPAAGQEIDWLIRLVSEVRTARTELNVSPGARLPLHVRGANEATDARLARQATALARLARVDRVEGNASGGAAQVVVDEATFVLPLEGVIDLDAERARLTKAIAAAEKERDGLAGRLGNPSFVERAKPEAVEKAKADHAEKSAEAERLTAALARLG from the coding sequence ATGACCGAACTCCCCAAGACCTTCGACCCCGCCACCATCGAAGCGCGCTGGTACGCGCATTGGGAGGAGGAAGGCCTGTTCCACCCCGATCGTCCGGGTGCGGAGCCGTGGACGATCGTCAATCCGCCGCCCAACGTCACCGGCAGCCTCCACATCGGCCACGCGCTCGACAATACGTTGCAGGATATCCTGACGCGCCACGCACGCCTGAAGGGCAAGGATGCTTTGTGGGTCGTCGGCACCGACCACGCCGGAATCGCGACGCAGATGGTTGTCGAGCGCAATATGGCGCTGCACCAGCAGAAGCGCACCGATTTCACGCGCGAGGAATTCGTCGCGAAGGTGTGGGACTGGAAGGCGGAAAGCGGCGGCGAGATAACGCGGCAGTTGCGTCGGCTTGGTTGCTCGATGGACTGGGCGAACGAACGCTTCACGATGGACGAGGGTTTTTCAAAGGCCGTCCTGAAAGTGTTCGTCGACCTCTATAACGAAGGCCTGCTGTACCGCGACAAGCGGCTGGTGAACTGGGATCCCGGCCTTGGCACCGCGATCAGCGACCTGGAGGTCGAGACGCGGGAGGTGCAGGGCAAGTTCTGGCATTTATCCTATCCGTTGGAGGACGGCAGCGGTGCGATTTCGGTCGCGACGACGCGGCCCGAGACGATGCTGGCCGACATGGCGGTCGCGGTAAACCCGTCGGACGAACGTTACGCGGCGCTGGTGGGCAAGAACGTCCGCCTGCCGATCACGGGTCGGCTGATCCCGATCGTCACGGACGAACACGCTGACCCTGAGCTGGGATCGGGCGCAGTGAAGATCACGCCGGGGCACGATTTCAACGACTTCGAGGTTGGCAAGCGCGCGGGCTTCAAGGCGTCCGATATGCTGAACATGCTCGATGCGAAGGCGGCGGTGGTCCAGTGCGGCGGTATCCCCGATGAATTGCTCGGGCTGGACCGGTTCGAGGCGCGCAAGCGGGTGGTCGAATTGCTCGAGGCGTCGGGCAATCTGGAACGCGTCGAGGATCGCACGATCCAGACGCCTTACGGCGACCGTTCGGGGCAGGTGATCGAACCGTGGCTGACCGACCAATGGTACGTCGACGCCGCAACGCTCGCCAAGCCCGCGATCGAGGCGGTACGGTCGGGCGCGATCAGGATCGTGCCGAAGACGTGGGAAAAGACGTTCTTCAACTGGATGGAGAACATCCAGCCGTGGTGCGTGTCGCGGCAATTGTGGTGGGGGCACCGGATACCAGCGTGGTTTGGGCCAATTAAAGTTAGCGATGACACGCTAGTCGAAGACCCGACTGAGATTTCCGGTTTACGGGCTTTCGTTGCCGAAACTGAAGAAGAGGCAGTTTCGATCGCTCGCGCGTACTACGGCGACCATTGGGCGATCCTGACCTCGAACGATGCTCCTTGGAATCCCGCGGTGCCGATGAGTCATGAGTCGACCTTCGGCCGGGACGCGTTGAAGTCGGTTGTCCTGCATCGCGACTCAGACGTCCTCGACACCTGGTTTTCCTCCGCGCTCTGGCCCTTCGCGACGTTGGGCTGGCCTGAGCCACAGGCACGCCCCTCCCCTTCAGGGGAGGGGACGGGGGTGGGGTCTCTCAGTCTCACCGAGAGCGACGTGCCCGCCGATAGACCCCACCCCAACCCCTCCCCTGAGGGGGAGGGGCTTAAAAAACTCGCCGGCCGTTACCCCAACGACGTACTGATTTCCGGCTTCGACATCCTGTTCTTCTGGAACGCGCGGATGATGATGCAGGGTATTCACTTCATGGGCGACCAAGGCCGGAGGCCGCTCACCGAAAGTGTGCCGTTCAAGACCTTGTATCTCCACGGACTCGTCCGCGCCGCCGACGGACAGAAGATGTCGAAATCGAAGGGCAATACGGTCGATCCACTTGGCCTGATCGACAAATATGGCGCCGACGCGCTGCGCTTCTTCATGGCGGCGATGGAGAGCCAGGGCCGCGACATCAAGATGGATGAGAAGCGCGTCGAGGGGTATCGCAACTTCGCGACGAAGCTGTGGAACGCCAGCCGCTTCTGCCAAGCCAACGGCATCGGCGGATCGGCGACGCTGGAGCCGCCTGTGGCGACATTGGCGGTCAACAAATGGATCGTCGGCGAATGCGTGAAGACGATCCAGGCGGTCGACCTCGCGCTCGCCGACTACCGCTTCGACGCCGCCGCAAACGCGATCTACCAGTTCGTCTGGAGCCAGTTCTGCGACTGGTATCTGGAATTGATAAAGGGCTCGATCGACGAGGAAACGAAGGCGGTCGCAGGCTGGGTGCTCGACCAGATTCTGGTCGTGCTGCATCCGTTCATGCCGTTCATCACCGAGGAATTGTGGCACGCGCTCAGCTCCCGCGAACACGACCTGATCGTCGCGCAGTGGCCGATGGCCGACGCGCGGGCGATCGATCCGGCGGCGGGGCAGGAGATCGACTGGCTGATCCGCCTGGTGAGCGAGGTGCGCACCGCGCGGACCGAACTCAACGTCTCGCCGGGCGCACGCCTCCCGCTGCACGTTCGTGGTGCGAACGAGGCGACCGATGCGCGGTTGGCGAGACAGGCGACGGCGCTGGCTCGGCTCGCCCGCGTCGATCGTGTCGAAGGCAATGCGAGCGGCGGCGCGGCGCAGGTGGTGGTCGACGAGGCGACCTTCGTCCTCCCCCTCGAAGGCGTCATCGACCTCGACGCCGAACGCGCGCGGTTGACCAAGGCGATTGCGGCGGCGGAGAAGGAGCGGGATGGGCTTGCCGGGCGGCTCGGCAATCCGAGCTTCGTCGAACGCGCGAAGCCCGAGGCGGTGGAGAAAGCGAAGGCCGATCATGCCGAGAAATCGGCCGAGGCCGAGCGGTTGACGGCGGCATTGGCGCGGCTGGGCTAG
- a CDS encoding protein-L-isoaspartate O-methyltransferase — MMASTSDPTDFAAMRSAMVASQLRTTAVADPRVITAMATVPRERFFAAQDAGLAYRDTAMPLGGGRSANSPMATGKLLTEARLAKTDRVLLIGAATGYTAAVVSMLAADVVAVESDAALAAIARESLADRVNVTVVEGDLAAGHAASGPYDVLVVDGAVERLPDALVEQLKPRGRIVTGIVDRGVTRLTSGVRSEFGAALIDFADVDCVVLPGFAAPRTFSF; from the coding sequence ATGATGGCAAGCACTTCCGATCCGACCGATTTCGCCGCGATGCGCAGCGCGATGGTCGCCAGCCAGTTGCGCACGACGGCGGTCGCCGATCCGCGCGTCATCACCGCGATGGCCACCGTGCCGCGCGAACGATTCTTCGCCGCGCAGGACGCCGGCCTTGCGTACCGCGATACCGCGATGCCGCTGGGTGGCGGACGTTCCGCGAATTCGCCAATGGCGACGGGCAAGTTGCTGACCGAGGCGCGGCTGGCGAAGACCGATCGCGTGCTGCTGATCGGTGCGGCGACCGGATACACCGCGGCGGTCGTGTCGATGCTGGCGGCCGATGTCGTGGCGGTCGAGAGCGACGCCGCACTTGCCGCGATCGCACGCGAATCGCTGGCCGATCGCGTGAACGTCACGGTCGTCGAGGGTGACCTCGCCGCGGGCCATGCAGCATCCGGTCCGTATGACGTGCTAGTCGTCGACGGCGCGGTGGAGCGGCTTCCCGATGCTTTGGTCGAACAGCTGAAGCCGCGCGGTCGAATCGTCACCGGGATCGTCGATCGCGGCGTCACGCGGCTGACGTCGGGCGTGCGGAGCGAATTCGGCGCGGCGCTGATCGATTTCGCCGACGTCGATTGCGTCGTGCTGCCGGGCTTCGCCGCGCCGCGCACTTTTAGCTTTTAG
- a CDS encoding Flp family type IVb pilin, with translation MDRPTRAPKSPRRLLSRLSGDVRGATAIEYGLIVAVIVIAMIASFTEVAKTTIDVWNNINTKVTKAR, from the coding sequence ATGGATCGCCCGACACGAGCCCCGAAATCGCCGCGTCGCCTGCTGTCGCGTCTGTCGGGCGATGTCCGCGGCGCCACCGCGATCGAATATGGCCTGATCGTCGCCGTCATCGTCATCGCGATGATCGCCAGCTTCACCGAAGTCGCCAAGACGACGATCGACGTGTGGAACAACATTAACACCAAGGTTACCAAAGCCCGCTGA
- a CDS encoding DUF2497 domain-containing protein, translating into MADTSAEPSMEDILSSIKRIIAEEGEGAAPRTRRGPIRAMPTPPSAEQDEVLELSDPIEPATADPVPTRPAVAARPTILSDTTAQATRGALDALSRLVVKPEPGADDTLEGLVREMLRPMLRDWLDANLPAMVETLVAKEITRITHETR; encoded by the coding sequence ATGGCGGACACGAGCGCCGAACCGTCGATGGAGGATATCCTTTCGTCGATCAAACGCATCATCGCCGAGGAAGGTGAGGGCGCCGCCCCGCGCACGCGGCGCGGCCCGATCCGCGCGATGCCGACCCCGCCCAGCGCCGAACAGGATGAGGTGCTGGAACTGAGCGATCCGATCGAGCCGGCGACTGCCGATCCGGTGCCGACGCGACCTGCGGTGGCGGCAAGGCCGACGATCCTTTCCGACACCACTGCGCAGGCGACGCGCGGTGCGCTGGACGCGCTGTCGCGGCTGGTGGTGAAGCCCGAACCCGGCGCGGACGATACGCTGGAGGGGCTGGTGCGCGAGATGCTCCGCCCGATGCTGCGCGACTGGCTCGACGCGAACCTGCCCGCGATGGTCGAAACGCTGGTCGCGAAGGAAATCACGCGCATCACCCACGAGACGCGCTGA
- a CDS encoding acetyl-CoA carboxylase carboxyltransferase subunit alpha — MPTFLDFEKPIAELQGRIDELRETGAEGGVDIAADVARLQAKSDKLLRDTFAKLTPWQKTQVARHPERPHFKDYVAGLFDEFVPLAGDRAFADDQAILGGFAMFRGRRVLVMGHEKGDDTATRLRHNFGMGKPEGYRKAIRLTALADRFGLPVLTLVDTSGAFPGIQAEERGQAEAIARSTEACLALGVPMVSAVVGEGGSGGAVALAAGNRVLMFEHAVYSVISPEGCASILWRTADKAAEAAEAMKVTAQDLKALGVIDQIVPEPLGGAHRDPAAAIAALGDALESSLAGLADQSAEQLRRGRREKFLAMGRTI, encoded by the coding sequence ATGCCGACTTTTCTAGATTTCGAGAAACCGATCGCCGAACTGCAGGGGCGAATCGACGAACTGCGTGAGACAGGCGCCGAAGGCGGGGTCGACATCGCCGCCGACGTCGCGCGGCTGCAGGCGAAGTCCGACAAATTGCTGCGCGACACGTTCGCGAAGCTGACGCCGTGGCAAAAGACGCAGGTCGCACGGCATCCCGAACGGCCGCATTTCAAGGATTATGTCGCCGGGCTGTTCGACGAATTCGTGCCGCTGGCGGGTGATCGCGCGTTCGCCGACGATCAGGCGATCCTCGGCGGGTTTGCGATGTTTCGCGGGCGGCGTGTGCTGGTGATGGGGCATGAGAAGGGCGACGACACCGCCACGCGGCTCCGGCACAATTTCGGGATGGGCAAGCCCGAGGGGTATCGCAAGGCGATCCGCCTGACTGCGCTGGCCGATCGATTCGGGCTTCCGGTGTTGACGCTGGTCGACACGTCGGGCGCATTCCCCGGCATCCAGGCCGAAGAGCGTGGCCAGGCCGAGGCGATCGCGCGCTCGACCGAGGCGTGCCTGGCGCTCGGCGTGCCGATGGTGTCGGCGGTCGTGGGAGAGGGCGGTTCGGGCGGCGCGGTGGCGCTGGCGGCGGGCAACCGCGTGCTGATGTTCGAACACGCGGTCTATTCGGTGATCTCGCCCGAGGGCTGCGCATCGATCCTGTGGCGCACCGCGGACAAGGCGGCGGAAGCGGCGGAAGCGATGAAGGTCACCGCCCAGGATCTGAAGGCGCTGGGCGTGATCGACCAGATCGTGCCGGAACCGCTGGGCGGCGCGCACCGCGATCCGGCGGCGGCGATCGCTGCGCTGGGCGATGCGCTCGAATCGTCGCTGGCGGGGCTGGCCGATCAATCGGCGGAGCAATTGCGGCGGGGCCGGCGCGAGAAGTTTCTTGCGATGGGCCGCACTATTTAA
- a CDS encoding TolC family outer membrane protein produces MSGAATPVAADTLRDALARAYNDNPTITGSRAQQRATDENVPIAKANGRPSINANGSLNENLIRGGNSFTTPQRNGQAQLALNVPIFQGGAVKNAVRAAETRVEAGQAGLRGTEASLFTEVVGAYNDVIRDEAIVGLNTQNVRVLDTNLTASRDRFQVGDLTRTDVAQSEARLSLARAQLQTAQANLIASRENYIRLVGAAPGVLEAPPVLPNLPASPDTAVDVAIRNNPQLLAAQRARDATAFDVRVARASRLPTVGVGVGQNYQNFFGSLGAGQSTGGSGVPQSGTSTSVGLNLTLPIFQGGRPAAQIRQAQALRAQAIENTTLAERQVVSSTRSAFAIWRSSLEVIKSSETAVSANRLSLEGVRAENSVGNRTILDILNAEQELLNSQVTLVTARRDAYVAGFALLAAMGEAEARDLGLDGGPLYDPAVNYDAVKNRIMDYGTGDAPQPIAPSTVSVPAQTSVVTRPLDPMLNSAVDRNAPLTTGENSPNR; encoded by the coding sequence ATGTCCGGGGCGGCGACCCCAGTCGCCGCCGATACGCTGCGCGATGCGCTGGCGCGCGCCTATAACGACAATCCGACGATCACCGGCAGCCGCGCGCAGCAGCGGGCGACCGACGAGAACGTGCCGATCGCAAAGGCCAATGGCCGCCCGTCGATCAACGCGAACGGATCGCTCAACGAAAACCTGATCCGCGGCGGCAATTCGTTCACCACACCGCAGCGAAACGGGCAGGCGCAGCTGGCTCTCAACGTACCGATCTTCCAGGGCGGCGCGGTGAAGAACGCGGTCCGCGCGGCGGAAACGCGGGTCGAGGCCGGTCAGGCCGGGCTGCGCGGCACCGAGGCATCGTTGTTCACCGAAGTCGTCGGCGCGTACAACGACGTGATCCGCGACGAGGCGATCGTCGGGCTGAACACACAGAACGTGCGGGTGCTCGACACTAACCTGACCGCCAGCCGCGACCGGTTCCAGGTCGGCGACCTGACGCGAACCGACGTCGCGCAGTCCGAGGCGCGGCTGTCGCTCGCCCGCGCACAGTTGCAGACCGCGCAGGCGAATTTGATCGCCAGCCGGGAGAATTACATCCGGCTGGTCGGCGCAGCACCCGGCGTGCTGGAAGCGCCGCCCGTGCTGCCGAACCTGCCCGCATCGCCCGATACCGCGGTCGACGTCGCGATCCGAAACAACCCGCAGTTGCTGGCGGCGCAGCGCGCGCGCGATGCGACTGCCTTCGACGTGCGCGTAGCGCGCGCGTCTCGGCTGCCGACGGTCGGCGTGGGCGTGGGACAGAATTATCAGAATTTCTTCGGGTCGCTGGGCGCGGGGCAAAGCACCGGCGGTTCGGGCGTGCCGCAATCGGGCACGTCGACCAGCGTTGGCCTGAACCTGACGCTGCCGATCTTTCAGGGCGGGCGGCCCGCGGCGCAGATCCGTCAGGCGCAGGCGCTGCGCGCGCAGGCGATCGAGAATACGACGCTGGCCGAACGGCAGGTCGTGTCCTCGACGCGGTCGGCCTTTGCGATCTGGCGGTCGTCGCTGGAGGTGATCAAATCGTCCGAAACCGCAGTGTCCGCGAACCGGCTGTCGCTAGAAGGCGTTCGCGCCGAGAACAGCGTCGGCAACCGCACGATCCTGGATATCCTGAACGCCGAACAGGAACTGCTGAACAGTCAGGTGACGCTCGTCACCGCGCGCCGCGACGCCTATGTCGCGGGCTTCGCGCTGCTGGCGGCGATGGGCGAGGCGGAGGCGCGCGATCTGGGGCTGGACGGTGGTCCGCTGTACGATCCGGCGGTCAACTACGATGCGGTGAAGAACCGGATCATGGATTACGGCACCGGCGACGCGCCACAACCGATCGCGCCCAGCACGGTGAGCGTCCCGGCGCAGACCTCGGTTGTCACGCGTCCGCTCGATCCGATGCTGAACAGCGCGGTTGACAGGAATGCGCCGCTTACCACAGGTGAGAATTCTCCGAACCGCTGA